The genomic region ACCACTGCGGTGATCACGGTGATGCCCTGGCTGGTTTTAAACGCTAGACCTTCGCGCAGGCCTGTCATCGCCTTGAAGTCCCGGGCCGAGATGATGAAACGCGCACCGTCGGAAAACCGCTGATCGCCAGGGCCAATGATAAAGCGGACCAGCCCGTTCATCATGAACATCACTCCCAGCGACACCATAACAAAGATAACCGGCTTGGCTTTTTGCTCGCGGTAGAACCTGTAGACAACCCGGTCGGTGAACAGCAGCAACCCCATGCTGGCCAGAATACCAAAGGGCAGGGCGAGCAGAGCGGTTGGCAGTACCCCAAAGTTGATCCCCATCGACTGCATCCACCAGGTCACCAGAATGGTCACCATGGTGCCAAAGGCCATGGTGTCACCATGGGCAAAGTTGGAGAATCGCAGCACGCCGTAGATCAGGGTGACCCCCAGCGCGCCAAGCGCCAGCTGGCTGCCATAAGCGACCGCAGGGATCATCACATAGTTGGTAAGCGCCACGATAGCGTTGAGAAAATCCATTATTTGGTCCCCATAAAGCTAGAATGCAATCCTGTGGCAGGGCTGTACGAAAGTGGTTTGCGATTGTGAGAATTTTTCATGTCTCAGCCCCCCAAGAACGATTTG from Parasedimentitalea psychrophila harbors:
- a CDS encoding branched-chain amino acid ABC transporter permease; this translates as MDFLNAIVALTNYVMIPAVAYGSQLALGALGVTLIYGVLRFSNFAHGDTMAFGTMVTILVTWWMQSMGINFGVLPTALLALPFGILASMGLLLFTDRVVYRFYREQKAKPVIFVMVSLGVMFMMNGLVRFIIGPGDQRFSDGARFIISARDFKAMTGLREGLAFKTSQGITVITAVVVVIALFWFLNRTRTGKSMRAYSDNEDLALLSGINPERVVMYTWMIVAALATIAGVLYGLDKSFKPFTYFQLLLPIFASAIVGGLGNPLGAIAGGFIIAFSEVSITYAWKKVLRYLMPENLQPDGLVQLLSTDYKFAVSFMILLIVLLFKPTGLFKGKSV